One stretch of Halapricum desulfuricans DNA includes these proteins:
- a CDS encoding DUF106 domain-containing protein: MVRTAQKIDSLVAEDASMEAAIETVLETAEDKGVVEWSDVSDELTSGQWGRLIEKGILVDADGDGFVVDDPDGIKDALADAEPADEESDSSWSSWDKIALVGSLAFFVGYWDPSIRNQIGGVLDLVIGPLDAAMPFYLVILVLAVLTGLWSTLLQDRLTNLDGMSDYQEKQQELREREQRAKEQDDDEALEEIREEQMEMMSDQFGMMKQQFRSMPWIMLFTIPVFLWVYWQVLGVGVGGGSSTVIVMPLIGEVSSWQAGIIGPMQAWIFWYILCSMSLSQFLRKSLNIQTSPT; encoded by the coding sequence ATGGTACGAACGGCACAGAAGATCGACTCCCTCGTCGCGGAGGACGCCAGCATGGAGGCCGCGATCGAGACCGTCCTCGAGACGGCCGAGGACAAGGGCGTCGTCGAATGGAGCGACGTCAGCGACGAGTTGACGAGCGGTCAGTGGGGCCGTCTCATCGAGAAGGGGATCCTCGTCGACGCCGACGGCGACGGATTCGTCGTCGACGATCCAGACGGCATCAAAGACGCGCTCGCAGACGCCGAACCGGCCGACGAAGAGAGTGACAGCAGCTGGTCGAGCTGGGACAAGATCGCGCTGGTCGGCTCGCTGGCGTTTTTCGTCGGCTACTGGGACCCGTCGATCCGCAACCAGATCGGCGGCGTCCTCGATCTCGTCATCGGGCCGCTCGATGCCGCCATGCCCTTCTATCTCGTGATTCTCGTGCTGGCGGTCCTCACCGGACTGTGGTCGACGCTGTTGCAGGACCGGCTGACGAACCTCGACGGGATGAGCGACTATCAGGAGAAACAGCAGGAGCTCCGCGAGCGCGAACAGCGCGCGAAAGAGCAGGACGACGACGAGGCGCTTGAGGAAATCCGCGAAGAACAGATGGAGATGATGAGCGACCAGTTCGGAATGATGAAACAGCAGTTCCGGTCGATGCCTTGGATCATGCTGTTCACGATCCCCGTCTTCCTGTGGGTGTACTGGCAGGTGCTCGGCGTCGGCGTCGGCGGCGGGAGTTCGACGGTGATCGTCATGCCGCTGATCGGCGAGGTGAGCAGCTGGCAGGCCGGTATCATCGGGCCGATGCAGGCGTGGATCTTCTGGTATATCCTCTGTTCGATGAGCCTCTCGCAGTTCCTGCGCAAGTCGCTGAACATCCAGACGTCGCCGACGTGA
- a CDS encoding adenylate kinase: MSKPRVLLLGPPGAGKGTQSSNIAEEFDVEHVTTGDALRSNKEMDISEMDTEYDTPGEYMDQGELVPDAVVNAIVEKALTSADGFVLDGYPRNLEQAEQLEDMTDLDVVISLSVGEAELVDRLTGRRVCDDCGANYHVEFNPPEEEGVCDECGGELIHREDDTEQAVRNRLEVFEENTAPVIDHYRDRQNFVEIDGEQSLEGVWNDIETAIERKA, encoded by the coding sequence ATGAGCAAGCCACGCGTGCTGCTGCTCGGGCCACCGGGCGCTGGCAAAGGAACACAGTCGAGCAACATCGCCGAGGAGTTCGACGTCGAACACGTCACGACGGGCGACGCGCTCCGCTCGAACAAGGAGATGGACATCTCCGAGATGGACACGGAGTACGACACGCCCGGCGAGTACATGGATCAGGGCGAGCTCGTTCCCGACGCCGTCGTCAACGCGATCGTCGAAAAGGCGCTCACGTCCGCCGACGGGTTCGTACTCGACGGCTACCCGCGCAACCTCGAACAGGCCGAACAGCTCGAGGACATGACTGATCTCGACGTCGTCATCTCGCTGTCGGTCGGCGAGGCGGAACTCGTCGACCGACTCACGGGTCGGCGCGTCTGTGACGACTGCGGCGCGAACTATCACGTCGAGTTCAACCCGCCCGAGGAGGAGGGCGTCTGCGACGAGTGCGGCGGCGAGCTGATCCACCGCGAGGACGACACCGAACAGGCGGTGCGCAACCGCCTCGAGGTCTTCGAGGAGAACACCGCCCCGGTGATCGATCACTACCGCGATCGCCAGAACTTCGTCGAGATCGACGGCGAACAGTCTCTCGAAGGAGTCTGGAACGACATCGAAACGGCGATCGAACGCAAAGCCTGA
- the cmk gene encoding (d)CMP kinase yields the protein MLITVSGPAGSGKSTLAASLADALDYEHVSGGDIFRDLAEERGMTPLELNKQAEEDEDIDRDLDRRLREIARERDEVILESRLAGWMAGDYADLKIWLSAPLEVRAERISQRENKPFEQARNETLERGESEAHRYKEYYNIDFDDLSIYDLSINTARWGPQGVLSLTLHAVQSYKETGDEGKTPITDVEYDL from the coding sequence ATGTTGATTACCGTCTCCGGCCCCGCCGGAAGCGGCAAGAGTACGCTTGCCGCGAGTCTCGCCGACGCACTGGACTACGAGCACGTCTCCGGCGGCGACATTTTCCGCGACCTCGCCGAAGAGCGAGGTATGACGCCGCTCGAACTGAACAAACAGGCCGAAGAGGACGAGGACATCGACCGCGATCTCGACCGGCGACTGCGCGAGATCGCCCGCGAGCGCGACGAGGTGATCCTCGAATCCAGACTCGCGGGATGGATGGCCGGCGATTACGCTGATCTGAAAATCTGGCTGTCCGCGCCGCTCGAGGTCCGGGCCGAACGGATCTCCCAGCGGGAGAACAAACCCTTCGAGCAGGCTCGCAATGAAACCCTCGAGCGGGGCGAAAGCGAAGCCCACCGATACAAGGAGTACTATAACATCGACTTCGACGATCTGTCGATCTACGACCTCTCGATCAACACCGCTCGCTGGGGTCCTCAGGGCGTGCTCAGCCTGACACTGCACGCCGTCCAGTCATACAAGGAGACCGGTGACGAAGGCAAGACGCCGATCACCGACGTCGAGTACGACCTCTGA
- a CDS encoding RNA-guided pseudouridylation complex pseudouridine synthase subunit Cbf5 — protein sequence MTRGPPSERSPAELLEFGVVNLDKPPGPSAHQVVAWLRDMAELDRAAHAGTLDPKVTGCLPVLLGDATRMAQVFDDAVKEYVAVLELHGEPPENLREVVAEFEAPIYQKPPRKSAVARRLRVREVHELDVLEVQGRQALLRVRSESGTYVRKLCHDIGLALGIGAHMGDLRRTATGSFDDRSLVTMHDLADALAWWREDDDPTHLREVVQPAERALEDVPEVTIAPSAAESVATGAPVYAPGVIDCPHVPDGQLVACYTPAGAAVCLGRLVGDPDADSGLVVELERVLV from the coding sequence ATGACCCGCGGCCCACCGTCCGAGCGCTCGCCGGCCGAACTGCTCGAGTTCGGCGTCGTCAACCTCGACAAGCCGCCCGGCCCCTCCGCGCATCAGGTCGTCGCCTGGCTGCGGGACATGGCCGAACTCGACCGGGCGGCCCACGCCGGCACGCTCGACCCGAAAGTCACGGGCTGTCTCCCGGTGTTGCTTGGCGACGCCACGCGGATGGCACAGGTCTTCGACGACGCCGTCAAGGAGTACGTCGCGGTGCTCGAGCTACACGGCGAACCGCCGGAGAACCTGCGCGAGGTCGTCGCCGAATTCGAGGCTCCGATCTACCAGAAGCCACCGCGAAAGAGCGCCGTCGCCCGGCGACTTCGCGTCCGCGAGGTCCACGAACTGGACGTCCTCGAAGTGCAGGGCCGGCAAGCGCTGCTTCGGGTGCGATCCGAGAGCGGGACTTACGTTCGGAAGCTGTGTCACGACATCGGACTCGCGCTGGGTATCGGCGCGCACATGGGCGACCTTCGTCGCACCGCGACCGGGTCGTTCGACGATCGCTCGCTGGTCACGATGCACGACCTGGCCGACGCGCTGGCCTGGTGGCGCGAAGACGACGACCCGACACACCTGCGAGAAGTCGTCCAGCCGGCCGAGCGGGCGCTCGAGGACGTTCCCGAGGTCACGATCGCCCCGAGTGCCGCCGAAAGCGTCGCCACCGGGGCTCCAGTGTATGCCCCTGGCGTGATCGACTGTCCACACGTTCCCGACGGACAACTGGTCGCTTGCTATACGCCCGCCGGAGCGGCCGTGTGTCTCGGCCGTCTCGTCGGCGATCCCGACGCCGACTCGGGTCTCGTCGTCGAACTCGAGCGCGTACTGGTCTGA